Proteins co-encoded in one Candidatus Moraniibacteriota bacterium genomic window:
- a CDS encoding phosphoribosyltransferase family protein encodes MNEQEVETILGSCNAILTNIHVCLTPKADGWYHSDGYVAKDSATKNPRKAKNLYQAMAEQWYGQNVEVVVGPAMGAIAIAQHVALSIAEHEDRDILAIYTEPENPADKKSPHRLSRGFDKDVKGKRVLVTEDILTTGGSAKRTVDAVKKAGGEVMGVIVLANRGGVTPEQLGVPVLIAMTHLKEFRMQTWKASECPSCKELIPLRIDIGKGNDWLKTEEGQAWLAKGGTVIG; translated from the coding sequence ATGAATGAACAAGAAGTCGAAACCATTTTAGGCAGTTGCAATGCCATTCTTACAAACATTCACGTTTGCCTTACGCCCAAAGCGGATGGCTGGTATCACAGCGATGGATATGTCGCTAAAGACAGCGCCACTAAAAATCCCCGCAAGGCGAAAAATCTTTATCAAGCTATGGCGGAACAGTGGTATGGCCAAAACGTGGAAGTAGTAGTTGGTCCGGCCATGGGAGCGATAGCAATCGCCCAACATGTTGCGCTCAGCATTGCCGAACACGAGGATCGCGATATTCTCGCCATTTACACCGAACCGGAAAATCCAGCGGACAAAAAATCACCCCACCGGCTTTCGCGTGGATTTGACAAAGATGTAAAAGGCAAGAGAGTTTTAGTTACCGAGGATATTTTGACGACAGGCGGCTCGGCAAAAAGAACAGTTGATGCGGTCAAAAAAGCCGGCGGAGAAGTTATGGGCGTAATCGTACTCGCTAATCGGGGCGGTGTAACTCCTGAACAGCTTGGCGTTCCTGTATTAATTGCCATGACGCATCTGAAAGAATTTAGAATGCAAACATGGAAAGCTTCCGAATGCCCGTCTTGTAAGGAATTGATTCCACTTCGAATTGATATTGGAAAAGGTAATGACTGGCTTAAAACAGAAGAGGGTCAGGCTTGGCTGGCAAAAGGAGGCACGGTAATCGGTTAA
- the pyrF gene encoding orotidine-5'-phosphate decarboxylase has product MKNILLKDRLAFALDVSMEKAPEIPEIIETIGGEVGWVKMNFIFISAFVLLAEKGINLFSLIKAKGAKIWLDLKWMDIPNTVAGYVSASKGLGIDMFNVHALGTIAMMKAAIDKRKEVFGDDPDKRPLSTAISILTSIDQDALNNELKIPGSVADLVKVLAHNAKQAGCDCMVASMHEAEMIKNTCGEDFLVITPAMRFIEELQTDKRDQKRLGIPADAMDAGADIIVMGSSLIKGGLPAVRRAYAEIEEGLERRARRMQAV; this is encoded by the coding sequence ATGAAAAATATTTTATTGAAGGACAGATTAGCGTTTGCACTGGATGTGTCCATGGAAAAGGCACCGGAAATACCGGAAATAATTGAAACCATTGGAGGTGAAGTCGGCTGGGTTAAGATGAACTTTATTTTCATTTCGGCTTTCGTGTTGTTGGCAGAAAAAGGAATAAATCTGTTTTCTCTGATAAAGGCGAAGGGCGCAAAGATATGGCTTGACCTTAAATGGATGGATATTCCCAATACTGTTGCAGGATATGTTTCAGCGTCAAAAGGGTTGGGTATTGATATGTTCAATGTACATGCTTTGGGTACAATTGCGATGATGAAAGCCGCCATTGATAAAAGGAAGGAAGTTTTCGGAGACGATCCCGATAAAAGACCCCTTAGTACAGCCATTTCGATACTAACCAGTATTGACCAGGATGCATTAAACAATGAATTAAAAATTCCCGGATCCGTGGCAGATTTAGTAAAAGTTTTGGCTCATAATGCCAAACAGGCCGGATGTGACTGCATGGTTGCTTCAATGCATGAAGCTGAAATGATCAAAAACACCTGCGGTGAAGATTTCCTTGTGATTACGCCCGCCATGCGTTTTATTGAAGAGCTCCAAACAGATAAGCGTGATCAAAAACGTCTTGGAATACCCGCAGATGCGATGGATGCGGGCGCCGATATTATTGTCATGGGGAGCTCTCTTATTAAGGGCGGACTTCCGGCAGTGAGAAGGGCGTATGCAGAAATAGAAGAAGGGCTTGAGCGCAGAGCGCGCAGGATGCAGGCTGTATAA
- a CDS encoding D-alanine--D-alanine ligase, protein MTKLKIGLIFGGKSGEHEVSLISARSIYGALDKNKYDVKLIGIDKKGNWHLGQNKKIWIGKYGVGKLKLNIKLPVITAINEKNKIYLVSVKNGKKLADINVFFPIAHGTFGEDGCLQGFLELLGAAYVGPGVLGSAVGMDKDIMKRLFQYSGLNTAEFVVVKKQDKFNADKIFKKLGRPVFVKPANLGSSVGVSKARNNKELSKAIRNAFQYDNKIIIEEEIKGREIECSVLGNNPPAGGLITSIPGEIKLKKGHYYSYNAKYIDENTAIPVPKADLTQKEIKIIQEAAVKVFETLCCEGMGRVDFFLTPKGKLYANEINTLPGFTSISMYPKMFEQSGIPYPKLLDKLITLAIERKKRNEKLKRSFAT, encoded by the coding sequence ATGACAAAATTGAAAATCGGTCTTATCTTCGGCGGGAAAAGCGGGGAACACGAGGTCTCGCTTATTTCAGCGCGGTCAATTTATGGCGCGCTGGATAAAAATAAATATGATGTGAAATTGATCGGGATTGATAAAAAGGGCAACTGGCATCTGGGGCAGAATAAAAAAATCTGGATTGGCAAATATGGAGTGGGAAAATTGAAGTTAAACATAAAACTCCCAGTTATCACTGCCATCAATGAAAAAAATAAAATATATCTCGTCAGCGTAAAAAACGGGAAAAAATTAGCAGACATTAATGTATTCTTTCCCATTGCCCACGGGACTTTTGGCGAGGACGGATGTCTTCAAGGATTTTTGGAACTGCTGGGAGCGGCTTATGTGGGGCCGGGTGTACTGGGATCGGCGGTTGGAATGGATAAGGATATTATGAAACGATTATTCCAATATTCAGGTTTAAATACCGCAGAATTTGTGGTGGTTAAGAAACAGGATAAATTTAACGCGGACAAAATTTTTAAAAAGTTAGGCAGGCCTGTTTTTGTAAAGCCGGCCAATCTTGGATCATCAGTGGGAGTATCAAAAGCGCGAAATAATAAAGAATTAAGCAAGGCGATAAGAAACGCCTTCCAATACGACAATAAAATTATTATTGAAGAAGAGATTAAAGGACGCGAAATTGAATGTTCCGTTTTGGGAAATAATCCGCCAGCCGGCGGACTAATTACTTCAATACCGGGGGAAATAAAACTAAAAAAAGGGCATTACTATTCCTACAATGCCAAATATATTGATGAGAACACAGCCATTCCGGTTCCCAAAGCGGACTTGACTCAAAAAGAGATAAAAATAATCCAGGAGGCGGCCGTAAAAGTTTTTGAAACTTTATGCTGCGAAGGAATGGGAAGAGTTGATTTTTTTCTCACTCCCAAAGGGAAATTATACGCCAATGAAATTAATACTCTTCCAGGGTTTACTTCAATCAGTATGTATCCTAAAATGTTCGAGCAGTCCGGAATTCCGTATCCGAAACTTTTGGATAAATTAATAACTTTAGCGATTGAAAGAAAGAAAAGAAATGAGAAATTAAAACGCAGCTTTGCCACATAA
- a CDS encoding DUF5654 family protein produces MKSELLKEGKRIRSAVRERTISYILAAFGLVAGLAWNEAIKSFIEYVFPIARNTLLAKFVYAAVLTLVLVFISIYLVNIFRKEEKEEENTENKL; encoded by the coding sequence ATGAAATCCGAACTATTAAAAGAAGGAAAAAGGATCAGAAGTGCCGTGCGGGAACGCACTATTTCTTACATTTTAGCCGCTTTCGGACTGGTGGCGGGGCTAGCTTGGAACGAGGCCATAAAGTCCTTCATTGAGTATGTTTTTCCGATTGCCAGGAACACGCTTCTGGCTAAATTTGTCTATGCGGCAGTGCTGACGCTTGTCCTGGTGTTTATCTCAATCTATCTGGTGAATATTTTTCGAAAAGAAGAAAAAGAAGAAGAAAACACGGAAAACAAATTATAA